From Anopheles arabiensis isolate DONGOLA chromosome 3, AaraD3, whole genome shotgun sequence, a single genomic window includes:
- the LOC120904738 gene encoding uncharacterized protein LOC120904738 produces MSASEGHWEPLAEIYLSHPLVKDKKKSIYCLCSRVFIKNYYDVYVSTLERGDSVPLITSMDPVTQAEQGNASSAIKSVEAKCAEGAVVAAAQQPAGGGGDEILDVLDRAEVDDVFIEEPLVKQLSFGRDGARKLTSKWGDRDPGTTSDASCYFSASASHSDTNYCSTDEHEHVLYASGGGSQNIVAGLTTGNSSVRNIVTCGLHSSDSGADLSERIHERKLSLKDELLERSKTNAEDGEHGRGSGGPIPSLASMERNNSLPEAFGREDLHEAWETYWNKHGEAIIWASWIEKYSDYINPEYLEPGDQGQGTGTNTPHDKSEATPGTATEVDKDFSFDNDAITAASAMEIVVSACSPHPYTKSTYQMAHWSLPFGEGAGGSGSGIGDDALWSTHRSGSCENEALLSPRCDSVTSSIPLTVGTTDSMTNVTRMTISSYDFCSSKVSSESSNLSESLSSEISNESSNSSDMLETEYLVGANRATGATLPPDEEAAMDGEQYWQILWQQHFQELYAKQYHHFMAEHAHDEANTGCGERNSSSKYYKRKRNSNNGACRGDAHSYQLPQPELQLPEMVAEMRLSQAETASEPKDGNDETSNKEKSDGKTAESAEDLSAVLQSYGLPTAFGKQTQQPAGDGGEDRPPNEKPINLKRSHESDNEETPKERLKAAFELMGYCFSDPANETESIINISGEVVYRKKHIRLHNRVLKMKHHKPKHSYFDDEGNELQTASGADKTDAATSADALLLHSSSDDDEANPGAVGRASVRSSTILEMNQLPPAIVGKEVDSLESGDGTENVLETPGIASSESGCNVPTSTTKKEKKKKRKTKFVASLPADIANDRSLLKYWYKRFSLFSLFDAGIKLDRESWFSVTPEKVAAHTAERCRSDLIIDAFCGCGGNTIQFAFSCQKVIAIDIDPRKIEMAKHNAAVYGVADRIEFIVGDFMQLVDRLQADVVFLSPPWGGPGYLKDEVYNLEQSLLPVPATQLMEAAQRVSKNIALYLPRNSNTQQLTMLAGPNGAVEIEQNFLDRKLIALTAYYGDLINQ; encoded by the coding sequence ATGAGCGCTTCCGAGGGCCACTGGGAACCCTTAGCCGAGATTTACCTGTCGCATCCATTGGTGAAGGATAAGAAGAAAAGCATTTATTGCCTATGCAGCCGTGTATTCATCAAGAATTATTACGATGTGTACGTGTCCACCTTGGAACGAGGTGATTCCGTGCCCTTGATAACATCGATGGATCCCGTAACACAAGCAGAGCAGGGCAATGCTTCATCAGCAATAAAATCGGTGGAAGCGAAGTGTGCGGAAGGCGCTGTAGTCGCAGCTGCACAGCAGCCAGCtgggggtggtggtgacgaAATATTAGATGTGCTGGACCGTGCCGAAGTGGACGATGTGTTCATTGAGGAACCTTTGGTTAAGCAGCTAAGCTTTGGACGAGATGGTGCACGTAAACTGACGTCCAAATGGGGCGATCGCGATCCGGGGACGACCAGTGACGCCAGTTGCTACTTCAGTGCTAGTGCAAGCCACTCCGATACGAACTACTGTAGCACGGATGAGCATGAGCATGTGCTCTATGCTTCAGGGGGTGGATCGCAGAACATTGTAGCAGGGTTGACGACAGGCAACAGCAGCGTAAGAAACATTGTCACATGCGGGTTGCATTCCAGTGATAGTGGAGCAGACCTTTCGGAACGCATTCATGAACGGAAACTGTCTCTCAAAGATGAATTACTCGAACGCAGCAAAACGAACGCAGAAGACGGCGAGCATGGCCGTGGAAGCGGCGGGCCTATCCCTTCGCTTGCGTCAATGGAACGGAACAACAGTCTTCCAGAAGCGTTCGGGCGGGAAGATTTACACGAAGCATGGGAAACGTACTGGAACAAGCACGGCGAAGCAATAATCTGGGCGTCGTGGATTGAAAAGTACAGCGACTACATCAATCCGGAGTATTTAGAGCCGGGAGACCAGGGCCAGGGCACCGGTACCAATACGCCGCACGATAAAAGTGAAGCAACACCCGGCACGGCCACCGAGGTAGATAAAGATTTTTCTTTCGATAACGATGCAATCACGGCTGCCAGTGCCATGGAAATAGTGGTGTCCGCCTGTTCCCCTCATCCTTACACAAAATCAACGTACCAAATGGCACATTGGTCGCTACCTTTTGGTGAAGGTGCGGGTGGCAGCGGAAGCGGTATCGGAGATGACGCGCTTTGGAGCACCCACCGCTCGGGTAGCTGCGAAAATGAAGCTCTCTTAAGCCCACGTTGTGATTCGGTTACCTCAAGCATACCGCTTACGGTGGGCACCACGGACTCCATGACCAATGTCACGCGGATGACAATTTCCAGTTACGATTTTTGCAGCTCGAAGGTTAGCTCGGAAAGCTCGAACCTGTCCGAAAGTCTTAGCTCGGAAATTTCCAACGAAAGCTCGAACAGCTCCGACATGCTCGAAACGGAATACTTGGTCGGGGCGAATCGAGCGACCGGTGCCACGTTACCACCAGACGAAGAGGCTGCGATGGATGGGGAGCAGTACTGGCAAATCTTATGGCAACAGCACTTCCAAGAGCTGTATGCCAAGCAGTATCATCACTTTATGGCCGAACACGCACACGACGAAGCGAATACGGGTTGCGGCGAGCGAAACAGCAGCTCAAAGTACTATAAACGAAAACGCAACAGCAATAATGGTGCATGCAGAGGCGATGCACATTCCTACCAGCTACCACAGCCAGAGCTGCAGCTGCCGGAAATGGTGGCGGAAATGCGCTTATCCCAGGCCGAGACTGCGAGTGAACCCAAGGATGGGAACGACGAGACGAGCAATAAGGAAAAGAGCGATGGAAAGACTGCGGAATCAGCCGAGGATCTGTCGGCGGTGCTGCAGTCGTACGGTTTGCCGACGGCATTCGGAAAGCAAACGCAGCAACCGGCCGGAGATGGGGGTGAAGACAGACCTCCAAACGAAAAGCCCATCAATCTGAAACGTAGCCACGAGAGTGACAACGAAGAAACGCCGAAAGAACGCTTGAAAGCTGCATTCGAGCTGATGGGGTACTGCTTTTCGGACCCGGCGAATGAGACCGAATCGATCATAAATATCTCCGGAGAGGTTGTGTATCGCAAAAAGCACATTCGCCTGCACAATCGGGtgctgaaaatgaaacacCACAAACCCAAGCACTCATACTTCGATGACGAAGGCAACGAGCTCCAGACTGCTAGCGGTGCCGATAAGACGGATGCTGCCACCTCGGCAGATGCACTGCTGCTACACTCTTCCTCCGACGACGATGAAGCTAATCCGGGAGCGGTGGGCAGAGCGAGTGTACGATCGAGTACAATCCTGGAGATGAATCAACTACCACCGGCTATCGTTGGGAAGGAAGTAGACTCGCTGGAAAGTGGCGACGGTACCGAGAATGTGTTGGAAACGCCAGGAATCGCGTCCAGCGAAAGTGGATGCAACGTTCCGACCAGCACGacgaagaaggagaagaaaaagaagcgcaaAACGAAATTTGTCGCCAGTCTGCCGGCAGACATTGCCAACGATAGATCGCTGCTAAAGTATTGGTACAAGCGGTTTTCGCTGTTCTCGCTGTTCGACGCTGGCATCAAGCTTGATCGGGAGTCGTGGTTCTCGGTTACCCCGGAGAAGGTGGCAGCACACACGGCCGAACGGTGCCGCTCGGACCTTATCATCGATGCGTTCTGTGGTTGCGGTGGAAACACGATACAGTTTGCTTTTAGCTGTCAAAAGGTAATCGCGATCGATATTGACCCGCGAAAGATAGAGATGGCCAAGCACAATGCGGCGGTGTACGGTGTGGCCGATCGAATAGAGTTCATCGTCGGAGACTTTATGCAGCTGGTGGATCGGTTACAGGCCGATGTTGTGTTCCTATCACCACCGTGGGGCGGTCCAGGCTATCTGAAGGATGAAGTGTACAATCTGGAGCAATCGCTGCTGCCCGTACCGGCTACGCAGCTGATGGAGGCGGCTCAACGTGTGAGTAAAAACATAGCCCTCTACTTGCCGCGCAATTCGAACACGCAGCAGCTGACGATGCTGGCCGGTCCAAACGGAGCAGTGGAAATCGAGCAGAATTTCCTCGACCGAAAGCTGATTGCGCTGACCGCATACTACGGAGATTTGATCAACCAATAG